One region of Gemmatimonadaceae bacterium genomic DNA includes:
- a CDS encoding DUF5602 domain-containing protein yields MSGSAVLLASCTDSSAIAPTGDAAFARAGYDTPGVNRQYGTPLSLGKGKARAYVVTDTKDGKTPLEIGIAFDETVLDGLGTDMQMLHLPFPGKAPAPYTFMMLDWNPQGHEPPHVYDEPHFDFHFYTVPEAEVMSIAPWVGPPPAAAFIPPQNAPAGYFSGPPVPMMGTHWLCGCAPELARFNNPAWALLPKFDKTFIYGSWNGRWTFLEPMITREYLLSLKTAVIGSFEQVVPPVPNAAAPGNFGKAGWYPARYRIVYDAQAKEYRIALATLSWAQ; encoded by the coding sequence ATGTCCGGCAGCGCGGTGCTGCTCGCGAGTTGCACCGACTCCAGCGCAATCGCGCCGACCGGCGATGCCGCCTTCGCCCGAGCGGGTTACGACACGCCAGGCGTGAATCGCCAATACGGCACGCCGCTGTCGCTGGGGAAGGGCAAGGCGCGTGCGTACGTCGTAACCGATACGAAGGATGGGAAAACGCCGTTGGAAATCGGCATCGCGTTCGATGAGACCGTCCTGGATGGACTGGGCACGGACATGCAGATGTTGCATCTGCCCTTCCCGGGCAAAGCGCCGGCGCCCTACACGTTCATGATGCTCGATTGGAATCCGCAGGGACACGAGCCGCCACACGTGTACGACGAGCCGCATTTCGACTTCCACTTCTACACGGTGCCGGAAGCCGAGGTGATGAGCATCGCGCCGTGGGTTGGGCCCCCGCCGGCGGCGGCATTCATTCCGCCGCAGAACGCCCCCGCCGGGTACTTTTCCGGCCCGCCAGTCCCCATGATGGGCACGCACTGGCTCTGCGGCTGCGCGCCCGAACTCGCCCGCTTCAACAATCCAGCGTGGGCGCTCCTCCCCAAGTTCGACAAGACGTTCATTTACGGGTCGTGGAACGGCCGGTGGACGTTCCTGGAACCGATGATCACCCGCGAGTACCTGCTGTCGCTCAAGACGGCCGTGATTGGATCCTTTGAGCAGGTCGTGCCACCGGTGCCCAATGCGGCGGCGCCCGGCAATTTCGGCAAGGCCGGATGGTATCCCGCGCGCTATCGCATTGTGTACGATGCGCAGGCGAAGGAGTATCGCATCGCGCTCGCGACGCTCAGCTGGGCACAATAG
- a CDS encoding response regulator, producing the protein MTSAVGYPPAISTVLIVDDNVDATDSLALLLERVGVQVLVAYDGRSALERFLERRPDAVVMDIGLPVMDGYETARQMRAQQGEAPLLLIALTGWGHPEDRKRSEAAGFDHHLVKPVLPSEIHGLLSQFASRS; encoded by the coding sequence ATGACCAGTGCCGTGGGGTATCCGCCTGCGATCTCGACCGTCCTGATCGTCGATGACAATGTCGACGCGACCGATTCCCTCGCCCTCCTCCTCGAGCGCGTCGGGGTGCAGGTGCTGGTGGCCTACGACGGGCGCAGCGCCTTGGAGCGCTTTCTCGAACGTCGTCCCGATGCCGTGGTCATGGATATCGGGCTCCCCGTCATGGACGGCTACGAGACCGCCCGCCAGATGCGCGCCCAGCAGGGTGAGGCGCCGCTCCTCCTGATCGCGCTGACCGGCTGGGGGCACCCCGAAGACCGGAAGCGCTCCGAAGCCGCCGGCTTCGACCACCATCTGGTCAAGCCGGTGCTCCCGTCGGAAATCCACGGGCTCCTGTCCCAGTTCGCCTCGCGGAGCTGA
- the ggt gene encoding gamma-glutamyltransferase produces the protein MRRFASILSACVLSAAPLLAQRPLTMAGRSPVYAPRGIVATSQPLASAAGLEVLQHGGNAIDAAVTAAAVLSVTEPMMTGIGGDLFALIWIAKEQKLVALNASGRAGALMTRDELLKRGRTRSIPRGVETITVPGALAGWQTLLTTYGSKKLADVLQPAIRYAQDGFPLTPVIAEDWVGQETFLKRDSGAVATFLPGGRSPKAGEWFRNPDYASTLRTIARDGIGTFYGGPLGQKLVARVQQLGGFLTLDDLKKNQPTWVTPMSVPFKGYRLWELPPNNQGVAALEMLRILEPYDLKAMGHNSAAYLHHLIEAKKLAYADLTRFVGDADHLDMPADRMLSEAFIAERRSHLDATKAMTRVDPGPLRTSSETIYLTVADSAGNMVSFINSLYDEFGSGIVVPGTGFALHDRGAGFTLEPNLPNTVAPGKRPFHTLIPAFLTRTEGGKERPFMSFGVMGGAMQAQGHVQVVLNMLVFGMDVQQAIDAARFRHLNGMNVALEAPITDGVRNALRAMGHVITDERQTQFGGAQAIVRLPRGWVGGSDPRKDGMAVGY, from the coding sequence ATGCGGCGGTTTGCTTCGATCCTGAGTGCGTGCGTGCTGAGTGCGGCGCCGCTCCTCGCCCAACGCCCGCTGACGATGGCCGGCCGCTCACCGGTGTACGCGCCGCGCGGCATCGTAGCCACCAGCCAGCCGCTCGCGTCGGCGGCGGGGCTCGAGGTGCTGCAGCACGGCGGTAACGCCATCGATGCGGCCGTGACCGCGGCGGCCGTGCTGAGTGTGACCGAACCGATGATGACCGGGATCGGCGGCGATCTGTTCGCGCTGATCTGGATCGCCAAGGAACAGAAGCTCGTGGCGCTCAACGCGAGCGGGCGCGCGGGTGCGCTCATGACGCGCGATGAACTGCTCAAGCGCGGACGGACGCGCAGCATCCCGCGTGGCGTCGAAACGATCACCGTGCCGGGCGCGCTCGCCGGATGGCAGACGCTGCTCACGACGTACGGCTCGAAGAAGCTCGCCGACGTACTGCAGCCGGCCATTCGCTACGCGCAGGATGGCTTTCCGCTCACGCCGGTGATCGCCGAGGATTGGGTCGGCCAGGAGACGTTCCTCAAGCGCGACAGCGGCGCGGTGGCGACGTTCCTGCCGGGCGGGCGCTCACCGAAGGCCGGTGAGTGGTTCCGCAATCCGGACTACGCCAGCACGCTCCGCACGATCGCGCGCGATGGCATCGGCACCTTCTATGGCGGCCCGCTCGGGCAGAAGCTCGTGGCGCGCGTGCAGCAGCTCGGCGGTTTTCTCACGCTCGACGATCTGAAGAAGAACCAGCCGACGTGGGTGACGCCGATGTCGGTGCCATTCAAGGGCTATCGCCTGTGGGAATTGCCGCCCAACAATCAGGGCGTCGCCGCGCTCGAGATGCTCCGCATCCTCGAGCCGTATGATCTCAAGGCGATGGGGCACAACTCGGCGGCGTACCTGCATCATCTCATCGAAGCGAAGAAGCTCGCCTACGCGGACCTCACGCGGTTCGTGGGCGACGCCGATCATCTGGACATGCCGGCCGACCGCATGCTGAGCGAGGCGTTCATCGCCGAACGCCGCAGCCATCTGGATGCGACGAAGGCCATGACGCGGGTCGATCCCGGCCCGCTGCGCACGTCCAGCGAAACGATCTATCTCACCGTGGCCGACAGCGCCGGCAACATGGTGAGCTTCATCAATTCGCTGTACGACGAATTCGGCTCGGGGATCGTGGTGCCCGGGACCGGCTTTGCGTTGCACGATCGCGGCGCAGGGTTCACCCTGGAGCCGAACCTGCCGAATACCGTGGCGCCGGGGAAGCGCCCGTTTCACACGCTCATCCCGGCGTTCCTCACCCGCACCGAAGGTGGCAAGGAACGGCCGTTCATGAGCTTCGGCGTAATGGGTGGCGCCATGCAGGCCCAGGGGCACGTGCAGGTGGTGCTGAACATGCTGGTGTTCGGCATGGACGTGCAGCAGGCGATCGATGCCGCGCGCTTCCGCCATCTCAACGGCATGAACGTGGCGCTCGAGGCGCCCATCACGGACGGCGTGCGCAATGCGCTGCGCGCGATGGGCCATGTCATCACCGACGAGCGCCAGACGCAGTTCGGCGGGGCCCAGGCGATCGTGCGGCTGCCTCGCGGGTGGGTCGGCGGGAGCGATCCGCGCAAGGACGGGATGGCCGTGGGCTACTGA
- a CDS encoding amidase, producing the protein MVAASSLDAQRPAARPARRFPIDTASIATIHAAFKARTLTCRQLVDAYLARIDSLDKKGPAINAIILTNPAARAVADSLDARYAKGGPVGPLHCVPMIVKDNFETVGLQTTAGSLALEGWQPRQDATMVRLVKQAGAIVLAKSNLAEWAFTPYETVSSILPGYTRNPYALDRVTAGSSGGTAAAVAAGFGAVRLGSDTGNSIRGPSAHQLLVGIRSTMGLTSRAGVVPLNAVADIAGPMARSVADAVTVFDVIAHSDPEDTVTAPADAKRAARYTEALVRGGLKGARIGVLHQAYDRPTLDPEVKAVFEKAVDDLRRAGAIIVDPATVDSLDVIQRRQQGGCNRFKADLERYLAARAPNAPVHTIDEVLRSRKYHPTVEQRLRDAATATEPPETAPGCVSREKVRSALRVAVTQLMDSLKLDALVYPTWSNPPRLIGDLNTPHGDNSQLFSPSTGFPAITVPMGFTRDHRLPAGMTFFGRAFDEPRLIRLAYDYEQLIHIWRAPRLTSALP; encoded by the coding sequence ATGGTGGCCGCCTCGTCCCTCGATGCCCAACGGCCCGCCGCGCGTCCGGCGCGCCGCTTCCCCATCGACACGGCGTCGATCGCCACCATCCACGCCGCCTTCAAGGCCCGTACGCTGACCTGCCGCCAGCTGGTCGACGCGTACCTGGCGCGCATCGACTCGCTCGACAAGAAGGGGCCGGCGATCAATGCGATCATTCTGACCAACCCGGCCGCGCGGGCCGTGGCCGACTCGCTTGACGCGCGCTACGCGAAGGGCGGACCAGTCGGCCCGCTCCACTGCGTGCCGATGATCGTGAAGGACAACTTCGAGACCGTGGGGCTGCAGACCACCGCCGGCTCGCTCGCCCTCGAAGGGTGGCAGCCGCGGCAGGACGCCACGATGGTCCGCCTCGTCAAGCAGGCCGGCGCCATCGTGCTCGCCAAGAGCAACCTCGCCGAGTGGGCCTTCACGCCGTACGAAACGGTGAGTTCGATCCTGCCCGGGTACACCCGCAATCCGTACGCGCTCGATCGCGTCACCGCCGGCTCCAGTGGCGGCACCGCGGCGGCCGTCGCGGCCGGCTTCGGCGCCGTGCGGCTGGGCAGCGACACCGGCAACTCCATCCGTGGTCCGTCGGCCCATCAGCTGCTCGTGGGTATCCGCTCCACCATGGGGCTCACCTCCCGCGCGGGCGTCGTGCCCCTCAATGCGGTCGCCGATATTGCCGGCCCGATGGCGCGCAGCGTGGCCGACGCCGTCACCGTGTTCGACGTCATCGCGCACAGTGATCCGGAGGATACCGTCACCGCGCCAGCCGATGCGAAGCGCGCCGCGCGCTACACCGAGGCGCTCGTCCGCGGCGGGCTCAAGGGCGCGCGCATCGGCGTGCTGCACCAGGCCTACGATCGCCCCACGCTCGATCCGGAAGTCAAAGCGGTCTTCGAGAAGGCCGTGGATGATCTGCGTCGCGCCGGGGCGATCATCGTCGATCCCGCCACGGTCGATTCACTCGATGTCATTCAGCGCCGCCAGCAAGGCGGGTGCAATCGCTTCAAGGCCGATCTCGAGCGGTATCTCGCGGCCCGTGCGCCGAACGCGCCGGTGCACACCATCGACGAGGTGCTGCGCAGCCGGAAGTATCACCCCACCGTCGAGCAACGGCTGCGCGACGCCGCCACCGCCACCGAGCCCCCCGAAACGGCGCCGGGGTGCGTCTCCCGTGAGAAGGTGCGCAGCGCCCTGCGCGTCGCCGTGACGCAGCTTATGGATTCCCTCAAGCTCGATGCCCTCGTGTATCCCACGTGGAGCAATCCGCCGCGCCTGATTGGTGATCTCAACACGCCGCACGGCGACAACAGCCAGCTGTTCTCTCCGTCGACCGGCTTCCCAGCGATCACCGTGCCGATGGGCTTCACGCGCGACCATCGACTTCCGGCCGGCATGACGTTTTTCGGTCGCGCGTTTGATGAACCGCGTCTGATCAGGCTCGCGTATGATTACGAACAGCTCATCCACATCTGGCGCGCGCCGCGACTGACGTCGGCCCTGCCCTGA
- the ytxJ gene encoding bacillithiol system redox-active protein YtxJ — protein MPVLELTDASFDADVLRASEPVLIDVWAAWCAPCKALDPVMQRLAEQFDGQARIAKLDADANLETVTRFDVRALPTLLLFDRGTLVERFSGAQSFGTLATRLQAQLALRATGELPTAARVAAPRPAPSAAVSEAEQLVQAAEPLVVFKHSATCSISIHVKQQYDAFVAANPDVATRVVVVQTERPLSNALEQVTQVRHESPQALVVRGGRVLWHASHRRITAAALERAVQQAQGASLTP, from the coding sequence ATGCCCGTTCTGGAACTCACCGACGCCTCCTTCGACGCCGACGTCCTGCGCGCGTCCGAACCCGTGCTGATCGACGTGTGGGCCGCGTGGTGCGCGCCCTGCAAGGCCCTCGACCCGGTGATGCAGCGCCTCGCCGAGCAGTTCGACGGACAGGCGCGCATCGCCAAGCTCGACGCCGATGCCAACCTCGAAACGGTCACCCGGTTCGACGTGCGCGCCCTCCCCACGCTGCTGCTCTTTGATCGTGGCACCCTGGTGGAGCGCTTCTCGGGGGCGCAGTCGTTCGGCACCCTGGCCACGCGGCTGCAGGCGCAGCTCGCGCTGCGCGCGACCGGTGAACTCCCCACCGCGGCCCGTGTGGCCGCGCCCCGTCCGGCACCGTCGGCCGCCGTGAGCGAGGCCGAGCAACTGGTTCAGGCCGCCGAGCCCCTGGTGGTCTTCAAGCACAGCGCGACGTGCTCGATCTCCATCCACGTGAAGCAGCAGTACGATGCCTTCGTGGCCGCCAATCCCGACGTGGCCACCCGCGTGGTCGTGGTGCAGACCGAGCGCCCGTTGTCCAATGCCTTGGAACAGGTGACGCAGGTCCGTCATGAGTCGCCGCAGGCGCTGGTGGTACGTGGCGGCCGCGTGCTCTGGCATGCCTCGCACCGGCGCATTACTGCCGCGGCGCTGGAACGGGCGGTGCAGCAGGCGCAGGGGGCGTCGCTGACGCCGTAA
- a CDS encoding HAMP domain-containing protein — protein sequence MSVFAFTTLRARLRAVALVGAVGILAVATAGQAALHLARGTTAELVSVNEAQRYQMDSDMMHDAMRADVVASLFAAQRHDSAGVASAVASLGEHSARFIESLNKADQMVTDPAIKNGMPALRKEVETYAADAKAVQDVVLANPVEAQTRFERFSAQFTAVEDLMERFGDQIQADARTTQASTTKQFSRATYIIWGCFALFFAAGLGFAWVIAQSLGDRMAAIAAQIRELQEHGVQRVSEALSALARGEAVALERHTLTRSDDTSTDELGAVSVAVNQMADQCDLSIEACFKAQTAVGHTVQEIERLAGQVRDGVLDGHADVGPVQGRYVDVLRGVEGVLSAVNTPLLEARRALEQVADRNLEVKMDGEFSGEFARMQTALNTAVNQLRVTVGQVRQAAFQVDDAAVQLSSGSQQLANGASEQASSAEEISASLTELSSVAARSVEQASEVKASAELAKASVQKGSEAMVALNADMHRIKQSADATQRIVKTIDEIAFQTNLLALNAAVEAARAGDAGRGFAVVAEEVRALAIRSAEAAKQTAALIEEEIQNVDGGVKREEAVREQLTAARQYVERMAITIDEIVTAASHQATGMREIGNGVALMSEITQQVAANAEEAAASSEELTAQATQLAEAVKGFKTRDWENRPADRLSLNARRRQAA from the coding sequence GTGTCCGTCTTTGCCTTCACCACCCTGCGCGCGCGGTTGCGTGCTGTTGCACTGGTTGGCGCAGTCGGCATTCTCGCGGTCGCCACCGCGGGTCAGGCCGCGTTGCATCTCGCACGTGGTACCACCGCCGAACTCGTCTCGGTCAACGAGGCGCAGCGCTACCAGATGGATAGCGACATGATGCACGACGCCATGCGGGCGGACGTGGTCGCGTCGCTGTTCGCGGCGCAGCGGCACGACAGCGCGGGCGTCGCCTCGGCCGTCGCGTCGCTCGGCGAGCACTCGGCGCGCTTCATCGAGTCGCTCAACAAGGCCGACCAGATGGTGACGGACCCGGCGATCAAGAACGGCATGCCCGCGCTTCGCAAGGAGGTCGAGACGTACGCGGCCGATGCGAAGGCAGTTCAGGACGTCGTGCTCGCCAATCCGGTCGAGGCGCAAACGCGCTTCGAGCGGTTCTCGGCGCAGTTCACGGCGGTCGAGGACCTGATGGAGCGCTTCGGCGATCAGATCCAGGCCGACGCGCGCACCACGCAGGCGTCCACGACCAAGCAGTTCTCCCGCGCGACGTACATCATCTGGGGCTGCTTCGCCCTCTTCTTCGCGGCCGGTCTCGGCTTCGCCTGGGTCATCGCGCAGTCGCTCGGCGATCGCATGGCCGCCATCGCGGCGCAGATCCGCGAACTGCAGGAGCATGGTGTCCAGCGGGTGAGCGAGGCGCTCAGCGCCCTCGCGCGCGGCGAGGCCGTGGCGCTCGAACGCCATACGCTCACGCGCTCCGACGATACGTCCACCGACGAACTCGGTGCCGTCAGCGTGGCCGTCAATCAGATGGCCGACCAGTGCGATCTGTCCATCGAGGCCTGCTTCAAGGCCCAGACGGCCGTGGGGCATACCGTGCAGGAGATCGAGCGGCTGGCAGGCCAGGTGCGCGATGGCGTCCTCGATGGCCACGCGGATGTGGGGCCGGTGCAGGGGCGATACGTCGACGTGCTCCGGGGTGTGGAAGGCGTCCTCTCGGCCGTCAACACGCCGCTCCTCGAGGCGCGCCGGGCGCTCGAGCAGGTGGCCGATCGCAATCTCGAAGTGAAGATGGACGGCGAATTCAGCGGCGAGTTCGCTCGCATGCAGACCGCCCTCAACACCGCAGTCAACCAGCTGCGCGTGACGGTCGGGCAGGTGCGCCAGGCGGCGTTCCAGGTCGATGACGCTGCGGTGCAGCTCTCGTCGGGCTCGCAGCAGCTGGCCAACGGCGCGTCGGAGCAGGCGTCGAGCGCCGAGGAGATCAGCGCGTCGCTCACCGAACTCTCCAGCGTTGCCGCGCGCTCGGTGGAGCAGGCGAGCGAGGTGAAGGCGAGTGCGGAGCTCGCGAAGGCGAGTGTGCAGAAGGGGAGCGAGGCCATGGTCGCGCTCAATGCCGACATGCATCGCATCAAGCAGTCGGCCGATGCCACGCAGCGCATCGTGAAGACGATCGACGAGATCGCCTTCCAGACCAACCTGCTTGCGCTCAATGCGGCCGTCGAAGCGGCGCGTGCCGGTGATGCCGGCCGTGGCTTCGCGGTGGTAGCCGAGGAAGTGCGCGCGCTCGCCATTCGCTCGGCGGAAGCCGCCAAGCAGACGGCGGCGCTGATCGAGGAAGAGATCCAGAACGTGGACGGCGGCGTGAAGCGCGAGGAGGCGGTGCGGGAACAGCTCACCGCGGCGCGTCAGTATGTCGAGCGGATGGCGATCACGATCGACGAGATCGTGACCGCCGCGAGCCATCAGGCCACCGGCATGCGTGAGATCGGCAACGGCGTCGCGCTCATGAGCGAAATCACGCAGCAGGTGGCGGCCAATGCCGAAGAAGCCGCGGCGTCGTCGGAAGAGCTGACCGCCCAGGCGACCCAGCTCGCCGAAGCGGTGAAGGGCTTCAAGACGCGCGACTGGGAGAACCGCCCGGCCGACCGGCTGTCGCTGAATGCCCGTCGGCGGCAGGCCGCCTGA
- a CDS encoding M1 family metallopeptidase has protein sequence MPMLRILLCTSVAAAVAATSLAAQGTIPPRAVRRDIPLTNAIRKAMAAGTRDSTGRPGAKYWQLRTDYAIDVSLDPATQKLTGKARITIRNTSPESLREVGLRLDPNIFLGNAPHAATWTIAEVTDGMLISRMTIDGQPVNIASNAPVTTAGPDGARAIQTAQQNAANAAGGNTLLAGRSTNARVRLASPIAAGATARLEIDWTHKLAGGPGTGHRMTQRWADSLFQPTQWFPRVAVYDDLRGWDSELYLGPSEFYNNFGTFDVNIDVPAGWIVSGTGILQNPQEVLTAKAREQLAKVTQSDAITTIVGPDEVGPGQATATSSTGRLTWRFHADTVNDFAWATAKKYVWQATRATIPGKGVVPIHMLFLPGRANLYARAGEIARHALEYYSGLWFPYQFPQLTLQDGPSAGMEYPMVINSNQGAADHETGHQWWPMVVSNNETWYGWMDEGFNQYMNILSDADAAKKPPVFDGLGQSYGRTSGNEAEPPMMWNANYAGPGFYGFTTYSKTPLMLSMLGGIVGDTAVQRAHREWATAWMFKHPSPWDYMFFMNKALGRDLGWFWNAWLFTTGSVDGRIASVKVQGIRTSVTVAQDGDMPAPIVLEVKFAEQGPAIRPMKNAVMKDATTARVTVPVDVWFDGSRQHTLDLVFGGRAIEKITLDPDRRFPDKNTQDNSWSK, from the coding sequence ATGCCGATGCTCCGCATTCTTCTTTGCACCTCCGTCGCCGCCGCCGTGGCCGCGACGTCGCTCGCCGCGCAGGGCACCATCCCACCCCGCGCCGTGCGCCGCGACATCCCGCTCACCAACGCGATTCGCAAGGCGATGGCCGCCGGGACCCGCGACTCAACCGGTCGCCCGGGCGCCAAGTACTGGCAGCTGCGCACCGACTACGCCATCGACGTGTCGCTCGATCCGGCGACGCAGAAGCTCACCGGCAAGGCGCGGATCACGATCCGCAACACCAGCCCGGAGTCGTTGCGCGAGGTCGGGTTGCGGCTCGACCCGAACATCTTTCTGGGCAACGCGCCGCACGCCGCGACGTGGACGATCGCCGAAGTGACCGACGGCATGCTCATTTCGCGCATGACCATCGATGGGCAGCCGGTGAACATCGCGTCGAACGCGCCCGTCACGACCGCCGGTCCCGACGGCGCCCGTGCCATTCAGACGGCGCAGCAGAATGCCGCCAACGCCGCCGGTGGCAACACACTGCTCGCCGGTCGGTCCACCAACGCGCGCGTCCGTCTCGCGAGCCCGATTGCGGCGGGCGCCACGGCCCGGCTCGAGATCGACTGGACGCACAAGCTTGCGGGGGGCCCCGGCACGGGGCACCGCATGACGCAGCGGTGGGCCGATTCGCTCTTCCAGCCCACGCAATGGTTCCCGCGTGTCGCGGTCTACGACGATCTCCGCGGCTGGGACAGCGAACTCTACCTCGGCCCGTCGGAGTTCTACAACAACTTCGGCACGTTCGATGTGAACATCGATGTGCCCGCCGGCTGGATCGTGAGCGGCACCGGCATCCTGCAGAACCCGCAGGAGGTGCTCACCGCCAAGGCGCGCGAGCAACTCGCCAAGGTAACCCAGAGCGACGCCATCACGACCATTGTCGGCCCGGATGAGGTGGGGCCGGGGCAGGCCACCGCGACCAGCAGCACCGGGCGCCTCACCTGGCGCTTTCACGCCGACACGGTGAACGACTTCGCGTGGGCCACGGCCAAGAAGTATGTCTGGCAGGCCACCCGCGCCACGATCCCCGGCAAGGGCGTGGTGCCCATTCATATGCTCTTCCTGCCGGGCCGTGCCAATCTGTATGCGCGCGCCGGCGAGATCGCCCGCCACGCCCTCGAGTACTACTCGGGGCTCTGGTTCCCGTATCAGTTCCCGCAGCTCACGCTGCAGGACGGGCCGAGCGCCGGTATGGAGTATCCGATGGTCATCAACTCCAACCAGGGCGCGGCCGACCACGAAACCGGGCATCAGTGGTGGCCCATGGTCGTGAGCAACAACGAAACGTGGTACGGCTGGATGGATGAGGGCTTCAATCAGTATATGAACATTCTCTCCGACGCCGACGCCGCGAAGAAGCCGCCGGTCTTCGACGGGCTTGGCCAGAGCTACGGCCGCACCAGCGGCAATGAAGCCGAACCGCCGATGATGTGGAACGCGAATTACGCGGGTCCCGGCTTCTACGGCTTCACCACCTACTCTAAGACGCCGCTCATGCTCTCCATGCTCGGCGGCATCGTGGGCGACACGGCCGTACAGCGCGCGCACCGGGAGTGGGCCACCGCGTGGATGTTCAAGCATCCCTCGCCCTGGGACTACATGTTCTTCATGAACAAGGCGCTGGGGCGCGACCTCGGGTGGTTCTGGAACGCGTGGTTGTTCACGACGGGCAGTGTGGACGGGCGCATCGCCAGTGTGAAGGTGCAGGGCATCCGCACGTCCGTGACCGTCGCGCAGGATGGCGACATGCCAGCGCCCATCGTGCTCGAGGTGAAGTTCGCCGAACAGGGGCCGGCGATTCGCCCCATGAAGAACGCCGTGATGAAGGACGCGACCACCGCCCGCGTGACCGTGCCGGTGGACGTATGGTTCGACGGGAGCCGCCAGCACACGCTGGATCTGGTCTTTGGCGGGCGCGCGATCGAGAAGATCACACTCGATCCCGATCGCCGCTTCCCGGACAAGAACACGCAGGACAACAGCTGGAGCAAATAG